One region of Pogona vitticeps strain Pit_001003342236 chromosome 1, PviZW2.1, whole genome shotgun sequence genomic DNA includes:
- the LOC140703155 gene encoding uncharacterized protein LOC140703155 gives MAGILSLLWQAAIWLLRLFYTCFLGIWTLVKVLLLWLAKRSFLQGPYEVLQDFYTRLPIQTWVTVHLPWLAKLLFSQEPYEGNQRKDLVSHRLPETQEWTGQVSVRLEELLPLRRIQQAFGAKKDFCVQFRISGKTGGCEEKFLKDVSELLSHQGVSLQVKEFTETSKDPLLLFCPIASRKGTDIENALEGLSDEQKVLLVVMDLIPKDNPGPFVDAQHRVPHPAVVRTMHTRFTLQDGFYPCEMNEAAVADVAAALKALAEDQ, from the exons ATGGCCGGGATCCTCTCCCTTCTCTGGCAGGCGGCGATTTGGCTGCTGCGG CTTTTTTACACGTGTTTTCTGGGTATCTGGACCTTGGTCAAAGTCCTCCTCCTCTGGCTGGCCAAACGTTCATTCCTACAAGGGCCTTATGAG GTCTTGCAGGATTTTTACACGCGTCTTCCTATCCAGACCTGGGTCACGGTCCACCTCCCCTGGTTGGCCAAACTTTTATTCTCGCAAGAGCCTTATGAG GGGAACCAGCGGAAAGATTTGGTGTCCCATCGCTTGCCTGAGACCCAGGAGTGGACGGGACAAGTCAGTGTGCGGCTGGAGGAGTTGCTGCCGCTCAGAAGGATCCAGCAAGCCTTTGGAGcgaagaaag acTTCTGTGTCCAGTTCCGGATCTCTGGGAAGACGGGTGGCTGCGAGGAGAAGTTCTTAAAGGACGTCTCAGAGCTCCTGTCCCACCAAGGGGTCTCTCTACAAGTGAAGGAGTTCACGGAGACCTCGAAGGACCCCCTTCTGCTCTTCTGCCCCATAGCTTCCCGCAAGGGCACTGACATTGAAAACGCCCTCGAGGGACTCAGTG atGAGCAGAAGGTCCTCCTGGTGGTGATGGACTTGATCCCAAAGGACAACCCGGGGCCCTTTGTGGACGCTCAGCACCGGGTGCCCCATCCAGCCGTGGTGCGGACCATGCACACCCGCTTCACCCTCCAAGACGGCTTCTACCCTTGCGAGATGAACGAGGCGGCCGTGGCTGACGTGGCAGCTGCCCTCAAGGCCCTGGCTGAAGATCAATGA
- the LOC110070791 gene encoding cytoplasmic tRNA 2-thiolation protein 1 has product MPAPVLCSSCGVQRAALRRPKTGQALCRECFVAAFEAEVHNTIVAARLFQPGETVAIGASGGKDSTVLAHVLRLLNERHDYGLHLLLLSVDEGIAGYRDDSLAAVRRNRGRLDLPLHIVSYQELYGWSMDRIARHIGPKNNCTFCGVFRRQALDRGAALLGADKIATGHNADDVAETVLMNFLRGDVGRLRRCAEILTGSEGALPRCKPLKHAYEKEIVLYAYFQGLDYFSTECVYAPNAYRGHARTLLKDLEATRSSAVADLVHSGERLAVRGDIRMPTQGTCQRCSYLSSQPLCKACVLLEGLNRGLPRLAIGKPSRLQKALLDGEKPQDSLQGEEDPRQASRHLRTIDF; this is encoded by the exons ATGCCAGCACCTGTGCTATGTTCGAGCTGTGGGGTTCAGCGTGCTGCCCTTCGCCGGCCCAAGACGGGCCAAGCGCTGTGCCGGGAGTGCTTTGTAGCAGCCTTTGAGGCTGAGGTGCACAACACCATTGTGGCAGCGCGGCTCTTCCAACCAGGCGAGACAGTGGCCATTGGGGCCTCGGGTGGCAAGGACTCCACAGTGCTGGCTCATGTACTGCGGCTGCTGAACGAGCGCCACGACTATGGTTTGCACCTCCTGCTGCTCTCTGTGGATGAGGGCATTGCCGGTTACCGGGATGACTCACTGGCAGCTGTCCGCCGCAACCGGGGCCGGCTGGACCTCCCGCTCCACATAGTCTCTTATCAGGAGCTGTACGGGTGGAGCATGGACCGCATTGCTCGCCATATTGGACCCAAGAACAACTGTACTTTTTGCGGTGTCTTCCGACGGCAGGCACTCGACCGAGGCGCTGCTTTACTTGGAGCAGATAAGATCGCCACAG GTCATAATGCAGATGATGTCGCTGAAACAGTGCTGATGAATTTCCTGCGGGGGGATGTAGGGCGGCTTCGACGCTGTGCAGAGATCCTGACAGGTAGCGAAGGGGCATTACCACGCTGTAAGCCACTCAAGCATGCCTACGAAAAAGAGATCGTGCTGTATGCGTACTTCCAAGGCTTAGACTACTTCAGCACTGAGTGTGTCTATGCCCCTAATGCCTACCGGGGCCATGCCCGCACCTTGCTGAAAGACCTTGAAGCCACACGATCAAGCGCGGTGGCCGACCTGGTACACTCTGGTGAGCGGCTGGCAGTGCGTGGCGATATCCGTATGCCCACGCAGGGCACTTGCCAGCGTTGCAGCTATCTCTCCAGTCAGCCTCTCTGTAAAGCATGTGTGCTGCTTGAAGGGCTTAATCGTGGTCTCCCGAGGTTGGCCATTGGCAAGCCCAGCCGCCTGCAGAAGGCTTTGCTGGATGGGGAAAAACCACAAGACAGCCTGCAAGGAGAGGAAGATCCTCGGCAGGCAAGCCGGCACCTCAGAACTATAGACTTTTGA